The following are from one region of the Salvelinus alpinus chromosome 16, SLU_Salpinus.1, whole genome shotgun sequence genome:
- the LOC139541222 gene encoding E3 ubiquitin-protein ligase RNF170-like → MNQTMHTSHSSHPRCDPLPEVTVGQGHLGSSSEHTQDRTSLKHVTYSKNSSQICPSAGHRDWLCPVCLHTASFPVQTNCGHLFCAPCLISYWRHGSWLDAISCPLCRQKVKVLCRLFSKGCSDSKEREVLGEITDYNKRYSGAPRKVTDYLCDTPLFLQLLIRRLGTMGGLVCLFFLRVALCCLGTVVSLASPPLDAPPSLPGLLGVLDDLVVVFLLLICVININQQMAPDSGNSSAHTGGRPVQ, encoded by the exons ATGAATCAGACCATGCACACCTCACACAGCTCTCATCCCAG ATGTGACCCTCTGCCTGAGGTCACAGTGGGTCAGGGTCACCTAGGATCGTcctcagaacacacacaggatCGAACATCCCTCAAACATGTGACCTACAGCAAG AACTCCTCTCAGATCTGTCCATCCGCGGGCCACAGAGACTGGCTCTGCCCTGTATGTCTACATACTGCCAGCTTCCCCGTACAGACCAACTGTGGCCATCTCTTCTGTG cTCCCTGTCTGATCTCCTACTGGAGACAtgggtcctggctggatgccATAAGCTGCCCTCTGTGTAGACAAAAA gtcAAGGTCCTGTGTCGTCTGTTCAGTAAGGGTTGTTCAGACAGTAAAGAGAGGGAGGTTCTGGGAGAAATCACAGACTACAACAAACGCTACTCAGGAGCCCCTCGAAAG GTGACAGACTACCTGTGTGACACGCCCCTGTTCCTGCAGCTGCTAATCCGCCGCCTGGGCACCATGGGGGGGCTAGTGTGCCTCTTCTTCCTCCGGGTGGCACTTTGCTGTCTGGGGACTGTGGTGTCCCTCGCCTCACCTCCTCTGGACGCTCCACCCTCCCTGCCTGGCCTCCTGGGGGTCCTGGATGACCTGGTGGTGGTTTTCCTGCTGCTCATCTGTGTTATCAATATCAACCAGCAGATGGCACCAGATAGTGGGAACTCCTCAGCGCACACAGGGGGTAGGCCTGTTCAGTAA
- the hook1 gene encoding protein Hook homolog 1 isoform X1, which yields METDKAVLCESLIIWLQTFNTGSPCTAVAELTTGVAMSQALHQIDPAWFSKSWLGRIKEDVGDNWRLKMNNLKKILQMMVDYYNEALSQQIQEFPLPDLVKVAEHSDPVELGRLLQLILGCAVKCERKQEYIQVIMTLEESVQHVVMTAIQELMSKENMAQFGAEPPGDVESQLKKALEDLADLMSEKEELAQRCHELDVQVTVLQEERNSLLAENDVLTDRANQLDAFDDPSTPSGRKHSQLQIQLETLQEENFRLEAAKDDYRIHCEELEKQLIEVQHRNDELTSLAEESRALKDELDILRSCSDRAVKLEASVETYRRKLEDLGDLRRQVKLLEEKNMTYMHNTVSLEEELRKANTARAQLETYKRQVQELHRKLSEESRRADNLAYEMKKFEEKYDAVMKEKEKIIIERDSLKETNEELRCNQAQQDQLRQAGMAGMPAGSPSHDNLAAEILPIEYREKFIRLQHENKMLRVQQEGSENDKISELQTLLEEAHRTRSELDTENRLNRERVTELQQQVEDLQKSLQGHGAKTDDSHLKRKLDAHMVQLNEAQDEIMKKKELLEDLQPDNTQTSLRLEELMAALKKKDDDMRAMEERYKMYLEKARNVIRALDPKLNPATAEIQALKNQLMDRDKRILSLERECEQAKLREYEEKLIVTAWYNKSLSFQKLAIEARLGGRSTSMVPPGQSFLSQQRQVTNATRRTLSVSVPATTAN from the exons ATGGAGACGGACAAAGCGGTGTTGTGTGAGAGCCTTATTATTTGG CTCCAGACCTTTAACACTGGGTCACCATGTACAGCTGTAGCGGAGCTCACCACTGGCGTCGCCATGTCTCAGGCCTTGCATCAGAT AGATCCAGCGTGGTTCAGTAAAAGTTGGCTCGGTCGCATTAAAGAAGATGTTGGGGATAACTGGAGACTCAAA ATGAACAACCTGAAGAAGATCCTTCAGATGATGGTGGATTACTACAATGAG GCCCTGAGCCAGCAGATCCAGGAGTTTCCATTGCCAGACCTGGTAAAGGTGGCAGAACACTCAGACCCTGTAGAACTTGGACGACTGCTGCAGCTCATACTGGGCTGTGCTGTCAAATGTGAACGCAAACAAG AGTACATCCAGGTCATCATGACTCTGGAGGAGTCCGTACAGCATGTGGTGATGACAGCCATTCAGGAG CTGATGAGTAAAGAGAACATGGCCCAGTTTGGAGCAGAGCCACCGGGGGATGTAGAATcacag ttgaAGAAGGCTCTTGAGGACCTGGCGGATCTGATGTCAGAGAAGGAGGAACTAGCCCAGCGCTGTCATGAGCTCGACGTACAG GTGACGGTCCTTCAGGAAGAGCGGAACAGCCTATTAGCTGAGAACGATGTGCTGACGGACCGAGCCAATCAGCTGGACGCGTTTGATGACCCAAGCACGCCCTCCGGACGGAAACACAGCCAGCTACAGATACAGCTAGAGACACTACAGGAGGAGaacttcag gttaGAGGCAGCTAAGGATGACTACCGGATCCACTGTGAGGAGTTGGAGAAGCAGCTGATCGAGGTTCAGCATCGTAACGACGAACTTACTAGCCTGGCCGAGGAGTCACGAGCACTTAAAGACGAACTTGACatcctcag gAGCTGTTCAGACCGTGCTGTGAAGCTGGAGGCGTCAGTGGAGACATACAGGCGTAAACTGGAGGACCTGGGAGATCTGAGGAGACAAGTCAAACTGCTGGAGGAGAAGAACATGACCTACATGCACAACACTGTCAGTCTGGAGGAGGAGCTACGCAAGGCTAACACTGCCCGCGCACAGCTAGAGACATACAAGAGACAG GTCCAGGAGCTGCACCGGAAGTTGTCAGAGGAGTCCCGGCGGGCAGATAACCTGGCCTACGAGATGAAGAAGTTTGAGGAGAAATACGACGCTGTGATGAAGGAGAAAGAG AAGATCATCATTGAGCGAGACTCTCTGAAGGAGACCAATGAGGAGCTACGCTGTAACCAGGCTCAACAAGACCAGCTCCGACAAGCAG GGATGGCAGGGATGCCAGCTGGCAGTCCAAGCCATGATAACCTTGCTGCTGAAATCCTACCTATAGAGTACAG GGAGAAGTTTATCCGGCTCCAGCATGAGAATAAGATGTTGCGTGTGCAGCAGGAGGGATCAGAGAATGACAAGATCTCTGAACTACAGACACTGCTAGAGGAGGCACACCGAACACGCTCTGAACTGGACACTGAGAACAG GTTAAACCGGGAGAGAGTCACTGAGCTGCAACAGCAGGTAGAGGATCTACAGAAAAGCCTACAGGGCCACGGGGCCAAGACTGATGAT TCTCACCTGAAGAGGAAACTGGATGCTCATAT GGTGCAACTGAACGAGGCGCAGGATGAGATCATGAAGAAGAAAGAACTGCTGGAGGACCTGCAGCCAGACAACACACAGACCT CTCTGAGACTGGAGGAGCTGATGGCTGCTCtgaagaagaaggatgatgaTATGAGAGCCATGGAGGAGAGATACAAGATGTATCTGGAGAAGGCACGCAAC GTGATCCGTGCGTTGGACCCCAAGCTGAACCCAGCCACAGCAGAGATCCAGGCTCTGAAGAACCAGCTGATGGACAGAGACAAGAGGATCCTCAGTCTGGAG agggAGTGTGAGCAGGCAAAGCTGAGAGAGTATGAGGAGAAGCTGATTGTAACAGCATGGTACAACAAG AGTCTGAGCTTCCAGAAGTTGGCGATCGAGGCCCGTCTGGGGGGTCGCTCCACCTCTATGGTGCCCCCCGGTCAGTCCTTCCTGTCCCAGCAGCGCCAGGTCACCAACGCCACCCGCAGGACCCTCTCTGTCAGCGTGCCTgccaccaccgctaactag
- the hook1 gene encoding protein Hook homolog 1 isoform X2: protein MYSCSGAHHWRRHVSGLASDMNNLKKILQMMVDYYNEALSQQIQEFPLPDLVKVAEHSDPVELGRLLQLILGCAVKCERKQEYIQVIMTLEESVQHVVMTAIQELMSKENMAQFGAEPPGDVESQLKKALEDLADLMSEKEELAQRCHELDVQVTVLQEERNSLLAENDVLTDRANQLDAFDDPSTPSGRKHSQLQIQLETLQEENFRLEAAKDDYRIHCEELEKQLIEVQHRNDELTSLAEESRALKDELDILRSCSDRAVKLEASVETYRRKLEDLGDLRRQVKLLEEKNMTYMHNTVSLEEELRKANTARAQLETYKRQVQELHRKLSEESRRADNLAYEMKKFEEKYDAVMKEKEKIIIERDSLKETNEELRCNQAQQDQLRQAGMAGMPAGSPSHDNLAAEILPIEYREKFIRLQHENKMLRVQQEGSENDKISELQTLLEEAHRTRSELDTENRLNRERVTELQQQVEDLQKSLQGHGAKTDDSHLKRKLDAHMVQLNEAQDEIMKKKELLEDLQPDNTQTSLRLEELMAALKKKDDDMRAMEERYKMYLEKARNVIRALDPKLNPATAEIQALKNQLMDRDKRILSLERECEQAKLREYEEKLIVTAWYNKSLSFQKLAIEARLGGRSTSMVPPGQSFLSQQRQVTNATRRTLSVSVPATTAN, encoded by the exons ATGTACAGCTGTAGCGGAGCTCACCACTGGCGTCGCCATGTCTCAGGCCTTGCATCAGAT ATGAACAACCTGAAGAAGATCCTTCAGATGATGGTGGATTACTACAATGAG GCCCTGAGCCAGCAGATCCAGGAGTTTCCATTGCCAGACCTGGTAAAGGTGGCAGAACACTCAGACCCTGTAGAACTTGGACGACTGCTGCAGCTCATACTGGGCTGTGCTGTCAAATGTGAACGCAAACAAG AGTACATCCAGGTCATCATGACTCTGGAGGAGTCCGTACAGCATGTGGTGATGACAGCCATTCAGGAG CTGATGAGTAAAGAGAACATGGCCCAGTTTGGAGCAGAGCCACCGGGGGATGTAGAATcacag ttgaAGAAGGCTCTTGAGGACCTGGCGGATCTGATGTCAGAGAAGGAGGAACTAGCCCAGCGCTGTCATGAGCTCGACGTACAG GTGACGGTCCTTCAGGAAGAGCGGAACAGCCTATTAGCTGAGAACGATGTGCTGACGGACCGAGCCAATCAGCTGGACGCGTTTGATGACCCAAGCACGCCCTCCGGACGGAAACACAGCCAGCTACAGATACAGCTAGAGACACTACAGGAGGAGaacttcag gttaGAGGCAGCTAAGGATGACTACCGGATCCACTGTGAGGAGTTGGAGAAGCAGCTGATCGAGGTTCAGCATCGTAACGACGAACTTACTAGCCTGGCCGAGGAGTCACGAGCACTTAAAGACGAACTTGACatcctcag gAGCTGTTCAGACCGTGCTGTGAAGCTGGAGGCGTCAGTGGAGACATACAGGCGTAAACTGGAGGACCTGGGAGATCTGAGGAGACAAGTCAAACTGCTGGAGGAGAAGAACATGACCTACATGCACAACACTGTCAGTCTGGAGGAGGAGCTACGCAAGGCTAACACTGCCCGCGCACAGCTAGAGACATACAAGAGACAG GTCCAGGAGCTGCACCGGAAGTTGTCAGAGGAGTCCCGGCGGGCAGATAACCTGGCCTACGAGATGAAGAAGTTTGAGGAGAAATACGACGCTGTGATGAAGGAGAAAGAG AAGATCATCATTGAGCGAGACTCTCTGAAGGAGACCAATGAGGAGCTACGCTGTAACCAGGCTCAACAAGACCAGCTCCGACAAGCAG GGATGGCAGGGATGCCAGCTGGCAGTCCAAGCCATGATAACCTTGCTGCTGAAATCCTACCTATAGAGTACAG GGAGAAGTTTATCCGGCTCCAGCATGAGAATAAGATGTTGCGTGTGCAGCAGGAGGGATCAGAGAATGACAAGATCTCTGAACTACAGACACTGCTAGAGGAGGCACACCGAACACGCTCTGAACTGGACACTGAGAACAG GTTAAACCGGGAGAGAGTCACTGAGCTGCAACAGCAGGTAGAGGATCTACAGAAAAGCCTACAGGGCCACGGGGCCAAGACTGATGAT TCTCACCTGAAGAGGAAACTGGATGCTCATAT GGTGCAACTGAACGAGGCGCAGGATGAGATCATGAAGAAGAAAGAACTGCTGGAGGACCTGCAGCCAGACAACACACAGACCT CTCTGAGACTGGAGGAGCTGATGGCTGCTCtgaagaagaaggatgatgaTATGAGAGCCATGGAGGAGAGATACAAGATGTATCTGGAGAAGGCACGCAAC GTGATCCGTGCGTTGGACCCCAAGCTGAACCCAGCCACAGCAGAGATCCAGGCTCTGAAGAACCAGCTGATGGACAGAGACAAGAGGATCCTCAGTCTGGAG agggAGTGTGAGCAGGCAAAGCTGAGAGAGTATGAGGAGAAGCTGATTGTAACAGCATGGTACAACAAG AGTCTGAGCTTCCAGAAGTTGGCGATCGAGGCCCGTCTGGGGGGTCGCTCCACCTCTATGGTGCCCCCCGGTCAGTCCTTCCTGTCCCAGCAGCGCCAGGTCACCAACGCCACCCGCAGGACCCTCTCTGTCAGCGTGCCTgccaccaccgctaactag